The following DNA comes from Geobacter sp..
TTGCACGCGGCAGGTATCGTAGGCGTGCCGTTTGTCGCTGTCACGTCCAATCCCAAAGATTACGAGATCATGGCTGGTGTCGAGCAGTACCGCGGTGCGGGGTGCGACGGCATCGTAGCAGTCGGTGGCGGGAGCCCCATGGATTGTGCCAAGGGTATCGGCATCGTCTGCTCTAACGGGGGGCATATCCTCGATTACGAAGGGGTCGATCAGGTTCCCCAGCCGATGCCGCCTCTTATCTGCATCCCTTCTACTGCCGGTTCCGCAGCCGACGTCTCCCAGTTCGCCATCATCACCGATACCGAGGGGCAGAGGAAGATCGCCATTGTCAGCAAATCGGTGGTCCCCGATCTGGCTCTCATCGACCCGATGCTCACGACTACCATGGATCGCGATTTGACCGCCTGCACCGGCATGGATGCCCTGACCCATGCGATAGAGGCGTATGTATCCAATGCCAGTTCGCCCTTTACCGATATTCACGCTCTCCAGGCGGTGCGTTCCGTTGCCTTCCATCTGCTTGCCGCCATTGACGATCCGAAATCCATAACCGCCCGTAACGGGATGATGTTTGCCAGCACCCAGGCCGGCCTTGCCTTCTCCAATGCAAGCCTCGGCGCCGTGCATGCCATGGCTCACAGCCTGGGGGGGCTGCTCGACTCTCCCCACGGGGACTGCAACGCCTTCCTGCTTGAGCATGTCGTTGCCTACAACTACGTCTCTTCTCCCGTGCGCTACCGCGAGATTGGCCAGGCACTGGGGTTCGATCTTCACGGATGCACCGATGGCGTCGTCTGCGAGGCCCTGGTCGAAGGTATCGGCAGGTTCAGGAATGCGGTGGGCATCAAGGGATCGCTGGCATCCCAAGGGGTGAAACCGGAGCAGTTATCGCTCCTGGCACAGAAAGCGCTGCTCGATGCCTGTATGGTAACCAATCCGCGCCGCCCGACGGTCAAGGAGATTGAGGCTATTTATGCGGCAGCGCTCTGATCAGCCGCCGGACTGGAATGATCTGCGGGACCGGATCATCGGGCTGGGGGAACATTCGGCGCATAAGAGCTACTATCCCGAGCTTAAGGCTCGGCTCAAGGAGCTGGAAGACGCCAAGAAATCTCTCACCGCGCTTAACGCCTATCTTCAGGCGGTCATGGACTCTGCCACGCAGGTCGCCATCATTGCGACCTCCTGTGACGGTATCATTACCCTTTTCAATCGTGGTGCCGAAAACATGCTGGGGTATGGCGCCGATGAGCTGGTCGGCCAGGCAACCCCCCTCGTCTTCCATCTCCATGAGGAGCTAGAGGCCCACGCCAGGGAAGTGGGCGAGCGATATGGTGTCGACGTTTCCGGTTTTCAGATGTTCATGGAGAGTGTCGTCCACGAGGGGGCGGAAAAACGGGAATGGACCTATTGCTGCAAGGATGGGAGCTGTCTTCTGGTTGAGCTGGTGATCACTGCCATCCGCGGCGAGGACGAGGCCATCACCGGTTTTCTCGGCATTGCCCAGGACATCACTGCCCGGAAGCGGGCCGAAGAGGAAATCAGAACGCTGAATGCCGAGCTGGAGCAGCGCGTTGCCGAGCGTACCGCCCAGCTTGAGGCCGTCAACAAAGAGCTGGAGTCATTCAGCTATTCGGTTTCCCACGACCTGCGGGCGCCTCTCAGGAACATGATCGGCTTCACCCGGCTGCTGCTCGACGATTGCCCCGACGATGCTGCCGGGGGGGCCAGGGGCTATGCGGAACGGATCGAACGGGCCTGCGGCAAGATGGAGAGCCTGATCGATGCATTGCTGCAGCTTGCCCACCTCAGTTCCGTCGAACTGAATCGCCAGACCGTCGACCTGTCCGCCCTTGCCAGGGAGATCTGCTGTGAACTCTGCGAGGGGGATTCCGGACGTAACGTCCGCTGTAACATCGACGAGGGGATTGTGGCGGACGCCGATCCCATGATGATGCGGTCGGTCCTGCAGAACCTGCTGGGCAATGCGTGGAAATATACCCGTGATGTCGATCCGGCGGTCATCAACTTTTCCGTGGCGCCGTCATGGGAAGGGATGGCCTTCTGCGTAAGCGACAACGGTGCCGGATTCGATACCTCACGTGCCGATAAACTGTTCAGTGCCTTTCAACGGTTTCACGCTTCGGACAGGTTCGAGGGGACCGGCATCGGCCTGGCAACCGTACAGCGGATCATCCATCGCCATGGCGGGGTCATCTGGGCTGAGAGCGATGTGGGGAAGGGGGCGTCGTTCTGGTTCACCCTCGCGTGAGCGTGGCAGCTGTCAAGGGCGTTATCGCGTCTCTCCGTTAATCAGATTCCGGGCCCTGTCCATTCCACCTCCCCGCTTCGTCAATCTCCCTGCTTCCGCAGCACCCTGGCCAGTTCGGCAGCCATTCTCTGCATGGTATAGGGTTTAATGACGGCGCCCGAAAAGCCGTGATCCTGGTAGTCCGCAATCACCGTATCGCTTGAATAGCCGCTGGAAACGACCATGGCGACCTTTGGGTCCCGGGCATGGATCAGTTGTGCCGCC
Coding sequences within:
- a CDS encoding iron-containing alcohol dehydrogenase, whose amino-acid sequence is MENFRALRKYVVPEIIYGVDAHRLTGQYAGRLGLSTVLVVSDPGVESVGWLGRVLDSLHAAGIVGVPFVAVTSNPKDYEIMAGVEQYRGAGCDGIVAVGGGSPMDCAKGIGIVCSNGGHILDYEGVDQVPQPMPPLICIPSTAGSAADVSQFAIITDTEGQRKIAIVSKSVVPDLALIDPMLTTTMDRDLTACTGMDALTHAIEAYVSNASSPFTDIHALQAVRSVAFHLLAAIDDPKSITARNGMMFASTQAGLAFSNASLGAVHAMAHSLGGLLDSPHGDCNAFLLEHVVAYNYVSSPVRYREIGQALGFDLHGCTDGVVCEALVEGIGRFRNAVGIKGSLASQGVKPEQLSLLAQKALLDACMVTNPRRPTVKEIEAIYAAAL
- a CDS encoding PAS domain S-box protein, producing MRQRSDQPPDWNDLRDRIIGLGEHSAHKSYYPELKARLKELEDAKKSLTALNAYLQAVMDSATQVAIIATSCDGIITLFNRGAENMLGYGADELVGQATPLVFHLHEELEAHAREVGERYGVDVSGFQMFMESVVHEGAEKREWTYCCKDGSCLLVELVITAIRGEDEAITGFLGIAQDITARKRAEEEIRTLNAELEQRVAERTAQLEAVNKELESFSYSVSHDLRAPLRNMIGFTRLLLDDCPDDAAGGARGYAERIERACGKMESLIDALLQLAHLSSVELNRQTVDLSALAREICCELCEGDSGRNVRCNIDEGIVADADPMMMRSVLQNLLGNAWKYTRDVDPAVINFSVAPSWEGMAFCVSDNGAGFDTSRADKLFSAFQRFHASDRFEGTGIGLATVQRIIHRHGGVIWAESDVGKGASFWFTLA